The following are from one region of the Eubacterium sp. MSJ-33 genome:
- a CDS encoding VaFE repeat-containing surface-anchored protein, with translation MFISFLKDIIHKLQVNKTWKRWAAYGIVIFLIMQNYFIPFASQESTCEIDTGTIGDATHIDADFEDEKADVTVEVLEDAVQLYSSALDYYRITPDTKNPFVAYAMTIPRGSGKKQDNLCATYVSKALYGYYGQKAAVSGMTRVIQISNQLEATENWECVYKDVNCFTSASTDEQFDRLFDSLTNSGDVVCFVNKSFSDQVHCAIAGGGSALVGHLTSSGWDSVRASYYLANAVDKRKICTGMMVFRYKEVKPPGTVQVCKNYDESLYRTDPVLYDISGANYGVYTSVSDAKAMKNAVGYCYIEPGEPGQAAADNISTVAYTELNASGTPVELPEGTYYIREVTPPVKGGWLLDLNIYETRVVAGQHTLLGQPRNQNATAIHPEGFGYEDNRIVGPEMPYLGYISLSKQVFDSYKDMLSGNENYTYADIEYTVYRVSGNQQTDIGDVYGVFSIDKQGQGIVTSCRYDSLCLGKSRMGLPLGWYMIQETKTNDCMELNKEPKWVEITNTDQNVTHVVMEDLPVVARTGLLLRKCGEDGLPVAHALYQVQYYTARMDQNPSEFGIQASKTWMFQTDEQGEIHLSQEEPWFVEGDSLFKDKDGSFILPAGTITVQEIQAPDGYVVDPTVYVRKILHGSDGRQLAIEQEITVVEEGVRGDIKFRKVNEDGMPLANIKFSITDVYGESHIVWTDEKGYFSSEASYISHEKDTNSGQTESGIWFGSLDVDDTKGALPYGKYTIEELRCEANKDKYRTMEPQTFEITEHGTVIDLGDFVDMFFPEIRTKAYCEESQFDLESFRTENQIFCIDTVEMENLDVGHTYTISGQPYRKDTGEMLDQELWSCSEESFQATATDGCVDVTYTLKMTEELYDTEIVFFETMTDEAYPGEVVARHEDLADMAQTIYIPPKPEMPPEPEEEEQPVKTLSAVRPHDVQPEVKTGDDAHLFLILLIASTSLVAVVMMLTIKRRKKKK, from the coding sequence ATGTTTATTTCATTTTTGAAAGATATAATTCACAAATTACAAGTAAATAAAACATGGAAACGCTGGGCTGCATATGGTATCGTAATATTTCTTATCATGCAGAATTATTTCATTCCATTTGCATCGCAGGAGAGTACCTGTGAGATTGATACAGGAACGATTGGGGATGCAACGCATATAGATGCGGATTTTGAAGATGAAAAAGCGGATGTCACGGTGGAGGTGCTGGAAGATGCTGTACAACTATATAGTTCGGCATTAGATTACTATCGAATTACACCGGATACGAAGAATCCATTTGTTGCGTACGCAATGACGATTCCAAGAGGAAGCGGAAAGAAACAGGACAATCTGTGTGCGACATATGTATCAAAGGCGTTGTATGGGTATTATGGTCAAAAGGCTGCTGTGTCGGGAATGACGCGCGTGATTCAAATATCAAATCAACTCGAGGCAACAGAAAACTGGGAATGTGTATATAAAGATGTAAATTGTTTCACATCAGCCAGTACAGATGAACAATTTGATAGATTGTTTGACAGTCTGACAAATAGCGGTGATGTGGTGTGCTTCGTAAATAAAAGCTTTTCGGATCAGGTGCATTGTGCAATCGCAGGTGGTGGATCCGCGCTTGTTGGACATCTTACAAGCTCAGGCTGGGATTCGGTTCGGGCATCATATTATCTGGCAAATGCGGTAGACAAGAGGAAGATATGTACCGGAATGATGGTTTTCAGGTACAAGGAAGTAAAACCACCGGGAACAGTTCAAGTATGCAAGAATTATGATGAATCATTGTATCGGACAGATCCGGTGTTGTATGACATCAGTGGGGCAAATTATGGAGTATATACCAGTGTTTCGGATGCGAAGGCAATGAAAAACGCGGTGGGATATTGTTATATTGAGCCGGGAGAGCCGGGACAGGCTGCAGCGGATAATATATCTACAGTAGCTTACACAGAATTGAATGCTAGTGGAACACCTGTGGAATTGCCGGAAGGAACTTATTACATACGGGAGGTTACGCCACCGGTAAAGGGTGGATGGCTCCTGGACTTAAATATATATGAGACCAGGGTTGTGGCAGGGCAGCATACGCTTCTCGGTCAGCCAAGAAATCAGAATGCAACAGCAATTCATCCTGAAGGCTTTGGATACGAAGATAACAGGATTGTCGGACCGGAAATGCCATATCTTGGATATATTTCTCTATCAAAACAGGTGTTTGATTCGTATAAAGATATGCTATCAGGTAACGAAAATTATACCTATGCAGATATTGAATATACGGTGTACCGTGTGTCCGGAAATCAGCAGACAGATATCGGGGATGTATATGGCGTTTTTAGTATAGATAAACAGGGACAGGGGATTGTTACATCCTGCAGATATGATTCTTTGTGCTTAGGAAAGTCAAGGATGGGACTGCCGCTTGGGTGGTATATGATTCAGGAGACAAAAACGAATGATTGTATGGAATTAAACAAAGAACCAAAGTGGGTTGAGATTACAAACACAGATCAGAATGTGACACATGTGGTGATGGAGGATCTGCCGGTAGTTGCAAGAACAGGCCTGCTGCTTCGTAAATGCGGAGAAGATGGATTACCTGTAGCACATGCATTGTACCAGGTTCAATATTATACTGCACGTATGGATCAGAATCCTTCGGAATTTGGAATACAGGCATCTAAGACATGGATGTTTCAAACGGATGAGCAGGGAGAAATTCATCTTTCACAGGAAGAACCATGGTTTGTAGAAGGTGATTCATTGTTTAAGGATAAAGATGGATCTTTCATATTGCCTGCGGGAACAATCACCGTTCAGGAGATTCAGGCACCAGACGGATATGTGGTGGATCCAACTGTATATGTGAGAAAAATTTTACATGGAAGTGATGGAAGGCAGCTTGCTATCGAACAGGAAATTACGGTAGTAGAGGAAGGTGTTCGTGGAGATATAAAATTTCGGAAGGTGAATGAAGATGGAATGCCTCTTGCAAATATAAAGTTCTCAATTACAGATGTATATGGAGAATCGCATATTGTCTGGACGGATGAGAAAGGTTATTTTTCGTCGGAAGCTTCCTATATCTCACATGAAAAGGATACAAACAGCGGACAGACGGAAAGCGGTATCTGGTTTGGAAGTCTTGATGTGGATGATACAAAGGGCGCGCTGCCATATGGGAAATATACGATTGAAGAGTTACGATGTGAAGCAAATAAAGATAAATATCGTACTATGGAACCACAAACATTTGAGATTACAGAGCATGGAACAGTGATTGATCTCGGCGATTTTGTTGATATGTTTTTCCCGGAAATTCGGACAAAAGCATACTGTGAAGAATCGCAATTCGATTTGGAATCTTTCCGGACGGAGAATCAGATATTCTGTATAGATACGGTTGAGATGGAGAACTTGGATGTGGGACATACGTATACGATTTCCGGGCAGCCGTATCGTAAAGATACAGGTGAAATGTTGGATCAGGAACTATGGAGTTGTTCGGAAGAAAGCTTTCAGGCAACGGCTACGGACGGCTGTGTGGATGTGACGTATACTTTGAAAATGACAGAAGAATTGTATGACACGGAAATTGTATTCTTCGAAACTATGACGGATGAAGCATATCCTGGTGAAGTTGTTGCCAGACATGAAGACCTTGCGGATATGGCACAGACAATCTATATTCCGCCGAAACCGGAGATGCCGCCAGAGCCAGAAGAGGAAGAGCAACCGGTGAAAACATTATCTGCAGTCAGACCGCATGATGTTCAACCGGAAGTAAAGACCGGAGATGATGCACATTTATTTTTGATATTGCTGATTGCTTCTACAAGCCTGGTTGCTGTTGTTATGATGCTGACAATAAAAAGGCGGAAAAAGAAAAAGTAA
- a CDS encoding SulP family inorganic anion transporter, which yields MKLSLAHTLRHYDKKNIGKDILSGLIIMAVSIPISMGYALIAGLPAVYGLYGSVFPILAFALLSTSPQFIFGVDAAPAALIGTALLTLHVEAGSEEAMAVVPVLTFFVAVWLLAFSFMKAGKLVNYISAPVMGGFITGICSTIILMQVPKLLGGTAGTGEFFELAKHIGQTAKHVNVPSILLGVASLVILLVAKKLVPKFPMAVVLMAAGACYTRFGNVQELGIQTLSKVETGLPKWQMPDFSVVSIREAVTVSLSVAVVIMAETLLAENNFAQKNGYRIDDNQEIFAFSIGNFLAAFTGCCPINGSVSRTAMGEQYQGKTQLTSLVAGLSMIVLLLCGTGFIAYLPVPVLTAIVISALLGATEFDLMARLWKVSRTECMIFTGAFFGVLLLGTINGVLIGILLSFAEVIIRTAKPSTCFLGIQPGHKHFRDLKESSQIHALSGVLVYRFSSNLFFANVQVLKNDIEDHIKPDTKAVILDAGGIGSLDITAADCLKRLHQLLKEKGIRFYMTEHISDVNEQLRKLGLGYLIEEGCVRRTIHIALKDMGINRPYPLEDGVDNEERSASRKRADNRVQEFVWAFGSDAEKQIERQIEKQIAQLKESGDIEDLLHGRWAHMEELDEDEWLEHLEEHLKEIVNISGKDEHTLAMQIEEHRKQVHDRIAKNHPELAERLRERRHVLDAHLKERHPKVYELVLQSREKNDRNH from the coding sequence ATGAAGCTATCATTGGCGCATACATTACGGCACTATGATAAAAAGAATATAGGGAAAGATATCTTATCGGGACTCATCATCATGGCTGTTTCTATTCCGATTTCGATGGGATATGCCCTGATTGCGGGACTCCCTGCGGTGTATGGCCTGTATGGGTCGGTGTTTCCGATTCTGGCGTTTGCGCTTCTTTCAACGTCACCGCAATTCATATTCGGCGTGGATGCGGCTCCGGCAGCACTGATTGGTACTGCACTGTTGACTTTGCATGTTGAGGCAGGAAGTGAAGAAGCCATGGCGGTTGTTCCGGTGCTTACGTTCTTTGTCGCGGTGTGGCTGCTTGCATTTTCTTTTATGAAGGCGGGAAAGCTCGTCAATTACATATCGGCTCCGGTGATGGGAGGATTTATCACAGGTATCTGCTCGACAATCATTCTTATGCAGGTGCCGAAGCTTCTTGGCGGTACGGCAGGAACCGGAGAGTTTTTTGAACTGGCAAAGCACATCGGACAGACAGCAAAGCATGTGAATGTGCCATCCATCCTCTTAGGCGTGGCATCACTTGTAATCCTGCTTGTTGCAAAAAAACTGGTTCCGAAATTCCCGATGGCAGTTGTTCTGATGGCTGCGGGAGCCTGCTATACGCGGTTTGGAAATGTGCAGGAGCTTGGAATCCAGACACTCTCGAAGGTGGAGACGGGACTTCCGAAGTGGCAGATGCCGGATTTTTCAGTTGTCTCAATCCGGGAGGCTGTGACAGTCAGCCTGTCGGTTGCAGTTGTAATTATGGCGGAGACGTTGCTCGCAGAGAATAATTTTGCACAGAAAAACGGCTACCGTATCGACGATAATCAGGAAATCTTTGCATTCTCCATCGGAAATTTTCTTGCAGCATTTACCGGGTGCTGTCCGATCAATGGTTCCGTATCCCGTACGGCAATGGGCGAACAATATCAGGGAAAGACACAGCTTACCTCACTTGTGGCAGGACTTTCCATGATCGTGCTTTTGCTGTGTGGAACGGGATTTATTGCCTATTTGCCGGTTCCGGTGCTTACCGCGATTGTGATATCGGCATTGCTTGGGGCGACGGAGTTTGATCTGATGGCACGGCTCTGGAAGGTCAGCCGGACGGAATGTATGATCTTTACCGGCGCATTTTTCGGTGTACTCCTGCTTGGTACGATCAATGGTGTTTTGATCGGTATTTTGCTTTCCTTTGCGGAGGTGATCATCCGGACAGCGAAGCCATCCACCTGCTTTCTTGGGATTCAGCCGGGGCATAAGCATTTCCGTGATCTGAAGGAAAGCAGCCAGATTCACGCACTGTCCGGTGTGCTTGTTTACCGGTTCAGCAGCAATCTGTTCTTTGCAAATGTGCAGGTGCTGAAAAATGATATTGAGGATCATATAAAACCGGATACGAAAGCTGTAATCCTTGATGCGGGCGGAATCGGAAGTTTGGATATTACTGCGGCAGACTGCCTGAAGCGTCTGCATCAGTTATTAAAAGAAAAGGGCATCCGGTTCTATATGACAGAACATATTTCGGATGTGAACGAACAGTTAAGGAAGCTTGGACTCGGATATCTGATTGAGGAGGGGTGTGTGCGCAGAACCATCCATATCGCATTGAAGGATATGGGAATCAACCGTCCATATCCGCTGGAGGATGGCGTGGATAATGAGGAGCGCAGTGCATCAAGAAAGCGGGCGGATAACCGGGTGCAGGAATTCGTGTGGGCGTTTGGTTCCGATGCGGAAAAACAGATCGAGCGTCAGATTGAAAAGCAGATTGCACAGTTAAAAGAAAGTGGTGATATCGAGGATCTGCTGCATGGACGATGGGCGCATATGGAGGAACTTGACGAAGATGAGTGGCTGGAACACTTGGAGGAACACCTGAAGGAGATTGTCAATATATCCGGCAAGGATGAACATACCCTTGCGATGCAGATTGAGGAACATAGAAAACAGGTGCATGACCGGATTGCAAAGAATCATCCGGAACTTGCAGAACGTCTCAGGGAGCGCAGACATGTGCTTGATGCACATCTGAAAGAACGCCATCCGAAGGTGTATGAGCTTGTACTGCAGTCGCGGGAGAAGAATGACCGGAATCATTGA
- a CDS encoding DUF1648 domain-containing protein, with amino-acid sequence MKNHITFKQKIVEILAYVLMWASIVIGIIWSAKLPEEIATHFDAAGNADGYGSPYSFLFLPIIMLITCGICSLILHFLPPDLWSMPVKVKPEHAVRVYRDVVWMMVGMEFCFGVFTLYSTITAYMQKMDGMLAATFIFMAVLFGIIIWCIVACVRHNR; translated from the coding sequence ATGAAAAACCACATTACATTCAAGCAGAAGATTGTTGAGATACTCGCCTATGTTTTGATGTGGGCATCGATTGTGATCGGGATTATATGGTCTGCAAAGCTGCCGGAGGAAATAGCAACACATTTTGACGCGGCTGGAAATGCAGATGGATATGGATCTCCGTATTCCTTCTTATTTTTACCAATCATCATGCTGATTACTTGTGGCATCTGCAGTCTGATCCTGCATTTCCTGCCACCCGATCTGTGGAGCATGCCGGTGAAAGTAAAACCGGAACATGCGGTGCGTGTGTACAGAGACGTTGTCTGGATGATGGTGGGGATGGAATTTTGTTTTGGTGTATTTACGCTTTATAGCACGATAACCGCTTATATGCAGAAGATGGATGGCATGCTTGCAGCAACGTTTATATTCATGGCAGTTTTATTTGGAATTATCATATGGTGTATTGTCGCGTGTGTGCGGCATAACCGGTAG
- a CDS encoding SPFH domain-containing protein, with the protein MEEKIYTTKRKGMAVLLTVLFVYLIAIAGTVFGAVRYEDSAETGYLVLMVVSIVVLSLGWFPLIGLRVLKPQEALVLTLFGKYVGTIREAGFYFVNPFCTAINPAATTKLAQSGDIQQTAAKSAFSISADGTSVSVDGSASGKKISLKAMTLSNGRQKINDCLGNPVEIGIAVIWRVMDTAKAVFNVDNYKEYLSLQCDSALRNIVRVYPYDVAPNVDTTGDGVADEGSLRGSAEVVAGRIRDEIQSKVNEAGLEIVEARITYLAYAPEIASVMLQRQQASAIIDARKMIVDGAVGMVEMALEELNKKQVVDLDEERKAAMVSNLLVVLCGNHDAQPIVNSGSLY; encoded by the coding sequence ATGGAAGAGAAAATTTATACTACGAAGCGAAAAGGTATGGCAGTATTGCTAACTGTTTTATTCGTTTATCTGATTGCGATTGCAGGTACTGTATTCGGAGCAGTCAGATATGAGGATTCCGCAGAAACCGGCTATCTGGTACTCATGGTTGTTTCCATCGTTGTGTTATCACTTGGATGGTTTCCACTGATTGGACTTCGGGTGTTGAAGCCACAGGAAGCATTGGTTTTGACGTTGTTTGGCAAGTATGTTGGTACAATCCGCGAAGCTGGTTTTTACTTTGTGAATCCATTTTGTACAGCCATCAATCCGGCAGCAACAACGAAGCTTGCGCAGAGTGGTGATATCCAGCAGACAGCAGCGAAGAGTGCATTTTCCATCTCTGCGGATGGTACATCTGTATCGGTTGATGGTTCTGCATCAGGAAAGAAGATTTCATTAAAAGCGATGACACTGAGCAATGGCAGACAGAAGATCAACGACTGTCTCGGCAATCCGGTTGAGATTGGAATTGCAGTTATCTGGCGTGTAATGGATACAGCAAAGGCAGTTTTCAATGTCGATAACTATAAGGAATATTTATCCCTGCAGTGTGACAGTGCGCTTCGTAATATTGTGCGTGTCTATCCGTATGATGTGGCACCGAATGTTGATACAACTGGTGACGGTGTAGCCGATGAAGGCAGTCTGCGTGGTTCCGCAGAGGTTGTAGCCGGAAGAATCCGTGATGAGATCCAGAGCAAGGTCAATGAGGCAGGCCTTGAGATCGTGGAAGCAAGAATTACATATCTTGCATATGCACCGGAAATTGCATCCGTGATGTTGCAACGGCAGCAGGCATCTGCTATCATAGATGCCAGAAAGATGATCGTAGACGGAGCGGTTGGAATGGTAGAAATGGCGTTAGAAGAATTAAATAAAAAACAGGTCGTTGACTTGGACGAGGAGCGAAAGGCAGCTATGGTTTCAAATCTCTTGGTAGTTTTGTGCGGCAATCATGATGCGCAGCCAATCGTGAACTCAGGAAGCTTATACTAG
- a CDS encoding LemA family protein produces the protein MAVVLVLVIVTICICNQFMVLKTRAENQASQIDIQLARRADLIPNLVEIVKGYAKHEKETFTAVVELRNRMALSDTRAERYQASVDLNQASRQVFAVAEQYPELKANTNFLQLQTELAETEDRVSKARQFYNDAATKYNIELQMFPKSILAKIFHLSKLSLLEFGKMENPGIRF, from the coding sequence ATGGCTGTCGTATTAGTATTGGTAATCGTGACGATTTGTATATGTAATCAGTTTATGGTATTAAAGACGCGGGCGGAGAATCAGGCGTCACAGATTGATATTCAGCTTGCCAGACGGGCGGATCTGATTCCGAATCTTGTGGAGATTGTAAAAGGGTATGCAAAGCATGAGAAGGAAACGTTCACAGCCGTGGTAGAGCTTCGAAACCGGATGGCATTGTCAGATACGAGAGCTGAGCGGTATCAGGCAAGTGTTGATCTGAATCAGGCATCCCGTCAGGTGTTTGCAGTGGCAGAACAATACCCGGAATTAAAGGCGAATACAAACTTTCTGCAGCTGCAGACAGAGCTTGCTGAGACCGAAGACCGCGTGAGCAAGGCAAGACAGTTTTATAACGATGCAGCCACGAAATATAACATCGAATTGCAGATGTTTCCGAAATCAATCCTTGCGAAGATATTTCATCTTTCAAAATTATCTCTGCTGGAATTTGGAAAGATGGAGAATCCGGGGATTCGTTTTTAA
- a CDS encoding DUF2207 family protein, translating into MENSMSQKRFRTGHLNDIVKQEHRTWLIFPIIMGVLLLRYGWEIFAVSKAQMMLSNALGFLVIIFLIALMFGCIPFYIRRAKLLGAKKELLSNCTFVTMQDLDYYRDKLTGLTPGEISLLEDLQIEEEKDLSAYILWYEHLGLIRETEDGYIQGDPKLGANEKLRESDHFLIGKLLEGTAKKYLPEWKEQVVAEARADGFLKKRSGILPSAIERHVKMLTFFWGMLLIICILLISSGIMESAMQGAYSNIAFPLPDQVFWFGRRLNWMMECMNMISGKSNEVELMIRTPHLLSTMALCFTVFALFFLLLLIPFLYLKMRSSQLTERVDYVRTERGNEYAEYIWGMKNFIHDYSYLNEAEKDALALWDDYLIYSVLLEENIQIQKEIMAHMEERMKK; encoded by the coding sequence TTGGAGAATTCGATGAGTCAGAAGCGGTTTCGAACAGGACATCTGAATGATATAGTAAAGCAGGAGCATCGTACATGGTTGATTTTTCCGATCATCATGGGGGTGCTCCTGCTTCGTTATGGATGGGAAATTTTCGCTGTGTCTAAGGCACAGATGATGCTTTCGAATGCACTTGGATTTTTAGTAATCATATTTCTGATTGCGCTGATGTTTGGCTGTATTCCTTTTTATATTCGCAGGGCAAAACTGCTTGGTGCAAAGAAAGAACTGCTTTCGAATTGTACCTTTGTGACGATGCAGGATCTTGATTATTACCGGGATAAACTTACCGGACTGACACCGGGAGAAATCAGTTTACTTGAAGATTTGCAGATTGAGGAAGAAAAGGATCTCAGTGCGTATATTCTCTGGTATGAGCATCTAGGATTGATTCGGGAAACGGAAGATGGGTACATACAGGGAGATCCCAAGCTGGGGGCAAATGAGAAATTGCGGGAGAGTGATCATTTCCTGATCGGGAAACTTTTGGAAGGAACAGCAAAGAAATATCTGCCAGAATGGAAAGAACAAGTCGTGGCAGAAGCAAGAGCAGATGGTTTCCTGAAGAAACGAAGTGGAATCCTTCCATCTGCGATTGAACGTCATGTGAAGATGCTCACGTTTTTCTGGGGAATGCTTTTGATTATCTGTATATTGCTGATTTCATCCGGCATAATGGAGTCGGCGATGCAGGGAGCATATAGCAACATCGCATTTCCATTGCCGGATCAGGTATTCTGGTTTGGCAGGAGATTGAACTGGATGATGGAATGCATGAATATGATAAGTGGAAAGTCAAATGAGGTCGAGTTGATGATCCGCACGCCGCATCTGCTTTCGACGATGGCACTTTGTTTTACTGTATTTGCGCTTTTCTTTTTACTATTGCTGATACCGTTTTTATATTTGAAAATGCGGAGCAGCCAGTTGACAGAGCGTGTTGATTATGTGCGGACAGAACGCGGAAATGAATATGCGGAATATATCTGGGGCATGAAGAATTTTATTCACGATTATTCGTATCTGAATGAGGCTGAAAAGGATGCGCTGGCGCTGTGGGATGATTATCTGATCTACTCAGTTTTGCTGGAGGAAAATATACAGATACAAAAAGAAATCATGGCACATATGGAGGAAAGGATGAAGAAATGA
- the pyrE gene encoding orotate phosphoribosyltransferase — MEQYKEQFIEFMIDCNVLKFGDFVTKSGRKTPFFVNTGFYRTGSQLARLGEYYAEAIKDKFGFDFDVLFGPAYKGIPLSVATTMAIANKYDADIRYCSNRKEIKDHGDKGILLGSPINDGDKVVIIEDVTTAGTSIQETLPIVKAQGDVDVLGLVVSVDRMERGQGEKSALMEIEENYGLKTTAIVTMAEVVEHLYNKPYKGKVVIDDTLKAAIDAYYEQYGVK, encoded by the coding sequence ATGGAACAGTATAAAGAGCAGTTTATTGAATTTATGATCGATTGTAACGTATTGAAGTTTGGTGATTTCGTGACAAAGAGCGGAAGAAAGACACCATTTTTTGTGAATACAGGTTTTTACAGAACAGGTTCCCAGTTAGCACGTCTGGGTGAGTATTATGCGGAGGCAATCAAGGACAAGTTCGGCTTTGATTTCGATGTGCTGTTTGGACCGGCATATAAGGGAATTCCGCTTTCCGTAGCTACAACAATGGCGATTGCCAACAAGTACGATGCGGATATCCGTTACTGCTCAAACCGTAAGGAGATCAAGGACCACGGGGATAAGGGAATCCTGCTTGGAAGTCCAATCAACGATGGTGACAAGGTTGTGATTATCGAAGATGTAACAACCGCAGGTACTTCGATTCAGGAGACACTCCCGATCGTGAAGGCGCAGGGCGATGTCGATGTGCTCGGTCTTGTTGTATCGGTTGACCGTATGGAGCGTGGTCAGGGTGAGAAGAGTGCACTGATGGAAATCGAAGAAAACTATGGATTAAAGACGACTGCAATCGTAACCATGGCAGAGGTGGTAGAGCATCTGTACAACAAGCCTTATAAGGGGAAGGTTGTGATTGATGACACCTTGAAGGCAGCGATTGACGCATATTATGAGCAGTATGGCGTAAAATAG